One genomic region from Amycolatopsis sp. FBCC-B4732 encodes:
- a CDS encoding amino acid adenylation domain-containing protein, which yields MPLPLSAAQRRLYELAESSPGVSCHGRPFAVDITGDLDVTAVAGAVGEIVRRHEPLRTGVRRDRDGELRRVVHPAGPVTIPVLDPAGAERFADEPFDLAGGSLFRVALVRHGERTHRLLVNAHQIVFDGLSPHIFVTELMALYQGEELAELPVTEPGRLGEPPDASVRYWAERLRGAPEVMELPLSGARSASGGRLPARRFRVLPPELGESMQALARRTGATVFMVLKAACDVLLRQHGAADVLVRATLSGRDSAEAAKLIGPFAQPVVLRTTLSDEHSFTDVVDLVRADIGAARGHGELPIDAVLAALGVARDPGFEPFQQVSFGYVEQLPHGTVNGVEFSSAPIPVPGAAAELDMTVHEADGGLRADFGYRADLFDEVTIDRMLYRLEVLLRRVTADPHARVADLILPDEAEHRQAVVTWNSTRAEYPRESGIHELFEKQADRTPHAVAVVDGDRTWTYGELDVLANRVAHRLRDAGIGPEVPVGVCLPRSGELLAVMLGIFKAGGVYLPLEPGLPTRRLRAMVDDARPAVILAGGPLADLGAPVVRVDADGRPTDRLPARGSGRNAAYILFTSGSTGSPKGVVLEHRNLCNLLTWAHRTLGADTFASVPFISSLSFDVSMWEIFTTLTCGGKVIIAEDAFAMRGTTPVSLLTAVPSIHAELLKLGSIPASAGTIISNGEVLPPSVLAALAGLGTAEVIYNMYAPTETTTFSLYNVVRPGEPIPLGRPMDNTMAYVLDSRLRPVPAGVVGQLYLGGAGVARGYLNKPALTADRFLPDPFTDEPGQRMYATGDLVRHGADGRILFVGRVDHQVKLRGARIELGEVEATLRTHPAVVEACAVVLRGSPDSLAAVVVTRPGADREAAGLRAYLRDRLPGYMVPDKIRVLGTLPLLPSGKLDRKRIAQELVAGRDPVAADPPAGELETKVAAAWETVLGRPVGVNQHFLEAGGTSLALLSLRERLRAELGKEVRPVELLRNPTIRAMAAFLTPSGASREVP from the coding sequence CCGGTGCTCGATCCCGCAGGAGCGGAACGGTTCGCGGATGAGCCGTTCGACCTCGCCGGTGGCTCCCTCTTCCGGGTCGCTCTCGTACGGCACGGCGAACGCACCCACAGGTTGCTGGTGAACGCCCACCAAATCGTTTTCGACGGCCTGTCGCCACACATCTTCGTCACCGAACTCATGGCGTTGTACCAGGGCGAGGAGCTGGCGGAACTGCCCGTGACCGAACCCGGCCGGCTCGGAGAACCGCCTGACGCGTCGGTCCGGTACTGGGCCGAGCGGCTGCGCGGGGCACCGGAGGTGATGGAGCTGCCCCTCAGCGGGGCCCGGTCCGCGAGCGGCGGCCGGCTGCCGGCGCGGCGGTTCCGGGTGCTGCCGCCGGAACTCGGTGAATCGATGCAGGCTCTGGCCCGGCGCACCGGCGCGACCGTGTTCATGGTGCTGAAGGCCGCCTGCGATGTCCTGCTGCGTCAGCACGGTGCGGCCGACGTGCTGGTCCGTGCGACGCTTTCCGGGCGGGACAGCGCCGAAGCCGCCAAGCTCATCGGTCCCTTCGCCCAGCCCGTCGTCCTGCGTACCACGCTGTCCGACGAGCACAGCTTCACCGACGTCGTCGACTTGGTGCGCGCCGACATCGGCGCGGCTCGAGGTCACGGCGAGCTGCCGATCGACGCCGTGCTGGCCGCGCTGGGCGTGGCGCGCGACCCCGGTTTCGAGCCGTTCCAGCAGGTCAGTTTCGGCTATGTGGAGCAGCTGCCACACGGCACCGTGAACGGCGTCGAGTTCAGCAGCGCCCCGATCCCGGTACCCGGGGCTGCCGCCGAACTGGACATGACGGTGCACGAAGCCGACGGCGGCCTCCGCGCGGATTTCGGTTACCGGGCCGACTTGTTCGACGAGGTGACCATCGATCGGATGCTGTACCGGCTGGAAGTCCTCCTGCGCCGCGTCACGGCCGACCCGCACGCGCGGGTGGCCGACTTGATCTTGCCGGACGAAGCCGAGCACCGCCAGGCGGTCGTGACGTGGAACAGCACCCGTGCCGAGTACCCCCGGGAAAGCGGGATCCACGAGCTCTTCGAGAAGCAGGCCGACCGCACCCCGCACGCGGTCGCGGTCGTGGACGGCGACCGTACCTGGACCTACGGCGAGCTCGACGTGCTGGCGAATCGGGTGGCCCACCGGCTGCGCGACGCGGGGATCGGGCCGGAGGTACCCGTCGGGGTGTGCCTGCCCCGATCCGGCGAACTGCTCGCGGTCATGCTGGGGATCTTCAAGGCGGGCGGAGTCTACTTGCCGTTGGAACCCGGCCTGCCGACCCGCCGGCTGCGGGCCATGGTCGACGACGCCCGGCCGGCGGTGATCCTCGCCGGAGGGCCTCTGGCGGACCTGGGCGCACCGGTGGTGCGAGTCGACGCCGACGGCCGCCCCACCGACCGGCTGCCGGCCCGGGGCAGTGGGCGTAACGCCGCCTACATCCTCTTCACCTCAGGGTCGACCGGGAGCCCGAAGGGCGTCGTGCTGGAACACCGCAATCTCTGCAACCTGCTGACGTGGGCGCACCGGACGCTCGGTGCGGACACCTTCGCCTCGGTACCGTTCATCAGCTCGTTGTCGTTCGACGTGTCGATGTGGGAGATCTTCACGACGTTGACCTGCGGCGGCAAGGTGATCATTGCGGAGGACGCCTTCGCCATGCGCGGAACGACCCCGGTGAGCCTGCTGACCGCCGTGCCGTCGATCCACGCGGAACTGCTCAAACTGGGGAGCATCCCGGCATCCGCAGGCACGATCATCTCCAACGGCGAGGTCCTGCCGCCTTCCGTACTGGCCGCGTTGGCCGGCCTCGGGACAGCCGAAGTGATCTACAACATGTACGCACCCACGGAGACCACCACCTTCTCGCTGTACAACGTCGTCCGTCCGGGAGAGCCGATTCCTCTCGGCCGTCCGATGGACAACACCATGGCCTACGTCCTGGACAGCCGGCTGCGCCCGGTGCCGGCCGGTGTCGTGGGCCAGCTCTACCTCGGCGGCGCCGGTGTCGCCCGCGGATACCTGAACAAGCCCGCGTTGACCGCGGACCGGTTCCTGCCCGATCCGTTCACCGACGAGCCCGGGCAGCGGATGTACGCCACCGGCGACCTCGTGCGGCACGGCGCCGACGGCCGGATACTGTTCGTCGGCCGCGTCGACCACCAGGTGAAACTCCGCGGGGCAAGGATCGAGCTCGGCGAGGTCGAAGCCACCTTGCGCACGCACCCCGCGGTCGTCGAAGCGTGCGCCGTTGTCCTGCGCGGGAGCCCCGATTCGCTCGCCGCCGTGGTGGTGACCCGGCCGGGAGCCGACAGAGAAGCCGCCGGGTTGCGCGCATACCTCCGGGATCGCCTGCCGGGGTACATGGTTCCCGACAAGATCCGGGTGCTGGGCACCCTGCCGTTGTTGCCGAGCGGAAAGCTCGACCGGAAGCGCATCGCCCAGGAGCTCGTAGCCGGGCGGGACCCGGTGGCCGCCGACCCGCCGGCCGGTGAGCTGGAGACCAAGGTCGCTGCGGCATGGGAGACGGTGCTCGGCCGCCCGGTGGGGGTGAACCAGCACTTCCTCGAAGCCGGCGGCACGTCTCTCGCGTTGTTGTCACTCCGTGAACGGTTGCGAGCCGAGTTGGGGAAGGAAGTGCGGCCGGTCGAGTTGCTGCGGAACCCGACGATCCGTGCGATGGCCGCTTTCCTGACGCCCAGCGGTGCCAGCCGCGAGGTCCCTTGA
- a CDS encoding MbtH family NRPS accessory protein — protein MSETLHQVVRNQEDQYSIWPAGRQLPRGWDADGPHGTKAE, from the coding sequence GTGAGTGAAACTCTCCACCAGGTGGTCCGCAACCAGGAGGACCAGTACTCGATCTGGCCGGCGGGGCGGCAGCTTCCGCGCGGCTGGGACGCCGATGGCCCCCACGGAACGAAGGCCGAATGA
- a CDS encoding LLM class flavin-dependent oxidoreductase, translating into MRKFEIEVNINPSSMDQAISIARTAELMGADQIGVWDSPALYLDPWVALGVLSREVTTTPIGVCVTNPTTRHLVVTANAVASLSHATEAGVYLGVGTGDSGVYNLGGRACTLADLRIFVVAVKELLGSGRTKVAGKAYHTSIRPRGSVPVYLAAHGRRSLELGAELADGLLLGLGHSPDVVEPVLNIIADVRGRFGGGPEDLQLTWNSGGIHIDEDSAAAARKAEWLVASFAHHFSRFSLHGKFVPEKYHAGIRALGEAYDLGTHGSMTAQQAAGYRELASRLGVRDYLLERFVIAGTRSDVAARVETLAKQGVRRFSASVAAADEIVPALELAGDLSV; encoded by the coding sequence ATGCGCAAGTTCGAGATCGAAGTGAACATCAATCCGTCCTCAATGGACCAGGCCATCTCGATCGCCCGTACCGCCGAGCTGATGGGCGCCGACCAGATCGGCGTGTGGGATTCGCCCGCTCTTTACCTCGACCCGTGGGTGGCGCTGGGTGTCCTGTCCCGGGAGGTCACCACCACGCCCATCGGCGTGTGTGTGACGAATCCGACGACGCGGCACCTCGTGGTGACCGCCAACGCGGTCGCTTCACTGAGCCACGCCACCGAAGCCGGGGTGTACCTCGGCGTCGGCACCGGCGACAGCGGCGTGTACAACCTCGGCGGACGGGCCTGCACGCTCGCGGACCTGAGGATCTTCGTCGTGGCCGTCAAGGAGCTACTGGGCTCCGGTCGGACCAAGGTGGCCGGGAAGGCGTACCACACGTCCATCCGGCCCCGCGGAAGCGTTCCCGTTTACCTGGCCGCGCACGGCAGGCGATCCCTCGAGCTCGGCGCGGAACTGGCCGACGGTCTGCTCCTGGGCCTGGGGCACAGCCCGGACGTCGTGGAACCGGTGCTGAACATCATCGCCGACGTCCGTGGCCGCTTCGGCGGCGGACCCGAAGACCTGCAGCTCACCTGGAACTCCGGGGGGATCCACATCGACGAGGATTCCGCAGCCGCCGCACGAAAAGCGGAATGGCTGGTGGCGTCCTTCGCCCACCACTTCTCCCGGTTCTCGTTGCACGGCAAGTTCGTGCCGGAGAAGTACCACGCCGGCATCCGCGCGCTCGGCGAGGCGTACGACCTCGGAACCCACGGCAGCATGACGGCCCAGCAAGCCGCCGGCTACCGCGAACTGGCTTCACGGCTGGGCGTACGCGACTACCTTCTGGAGCGGTTCGTCATCGCCGGGACACGATCGGACGTCGCCGCCCGCGTCGAAACGCTGGCGAAGCAGGGAGTGCGCAGGTTCAGCGCGTCGGTCGCCGCGGCCGACGAGATCGTCCCCGCGCTCGAACTGGCCGGCGACCTGAGCGTTTGA
- a CDS encoding AMP-binding protein produces MSLLLTERFSRGLELSADGPAIRIGRSELTYRQVHEKALRWAGALLADGAPRPVGVLTAKSMTTYVGLLAALYAGATVVPLQPDFPAALLRRMVKLAGVGTFIADERGLAVLPEILGRDSSARVLDTGGVGDRFPVVPSASCPAISAPVEVNPADPAYILFTSGSTGEPKGVPVSHRGFAHYFGQLDKRCDFGPDDVFSQTFDLNFDPGIHDVFAAWGAGAALVAVPPSAYRDLPGFLAEHGVTVWHSTPSGIWMAREMGGLKENALDGLRWSFFGGEALRCRDVADWVVAAPHSKVENLYGPTEFSIGISWHRWLGAESVRRGANGTVPIGRVHDGHDFLLMTESGQRSPVEGELWITGTQITTGYLEPAQDAGRYVDHDGRRWYRTGDRVRMTSGGELTYLGRVDSQVKVHAWRVELAEVDQAARSCAGVRDAVTVTRSAAHGTELVVFYTGEEVPERVLAEGLRAVLPDSVLPRHYVHTEMFPLNSNRKVDRLALRERAENLPGFSAAAAQGTR; encoded by the coding sequence ATGTCGCTCTTGCTGACTGAGCGGTTCTCACGAGGACTGGAGCTGTCAGCCGATGGTCCCGCCATCCGGATCGGCCGGAGTGAACTCACCTACCGGCAGGTGCACGAGAAGGCGTTGCGCTGGGCGGGAGCTCTGCTGGCGGATGGGGCTCCTCGCCCGGTGGGCGTTTTGACGGCCAAGAGCATGACGACGTACGTGGGCCTGCTAGCGGCGCTGTACGCCGGGGCCACGGTCGTTCCGCTGCAGCCGGATTTCCCCGCCGCGCTTCTCCGTCGTATGGTGAAGCTGGCCGGGGTGGGCACCTTCATCGCCGACGAACGCGGCCTGGCCGTCCTGCCGGAAATCCTCGGTCGCGACAGCAGCGCCCGAGTGCTCGACACCGGCGGCGTCGGTGACCGGTTCCCGGTGGTTCCGTCGGCGTCGTGTCCGGCGATCAGCGCCCCGGTCGAGGTGAACCCGGCCGACCCGGCGTACATCCTCTTCACCTCCGGATCGACCGGTGAGCCGAAGGGTGTTCCTGTGTCGCACCGTGGTTTCGCCCACTATTTCGGTCAGCTCGACAAGCGCTGCGACTTCGGCCCGGACGACGTGTTCTCCCAAACCTTCGACCTCAACTTCGACCCCGGTATCCACGACGTGTTCGCCGCCTGGGGCGCCGGTGCCGCACTGGTCGCGGTACCGCCGTCAGCCTACCGCGATCTTCCGGGGTTCCTGGCCGAGCACGGGGTCACGGTGTGGCACTCCACGCCGAGTGGCATCTGGATGGCCAGGGAAATGGGGGGTCTGAAGGAAAACGCGCTTGACGGTCTGCGGTGGTCCTTCTTCGGGGGAGAAGCACTGCGGTGCCGGGACGTCGCGGACTGGGTGGTGGCCGCACCGCATTCGAAGGTGGAAAACCTGTACGGGCCGACCGAGTTTTCGATCGGCATATCCTGGCACCGGTGGCTCGGTGCGGAGTCGGTGCGACGCGGCGCCAACGGGACCGTTCCGATCGGGAGGGTCCACGACGGACACGATTTCCTCTTGATGACCGAGAGCGGACAGCGGTCCCCGGTCGAGGGTGAGTTGTGGATCACGGGTACGCAGATTACGACCGGATACCTCGAGCCTGCCCAGGATGCAGGCCGGTACGTCGACCACGACGGCCGGCGGTGGTACCGCACGGGCGATCGGGTACGCATGACTTCAGGGGGCGAGCTCACCTACCTCGGACGGGTGGATTCCCAGGTCAAGGTGCACGCTTGGCGGGTCGAGCTGGCTGAGGTGGACCAGGCGGCTCGCAGTTGCGCCGGAGTCCGCGATGCGGTCACCGTCACACGGTCCGCGGCGCACGGCACGGAACTGGTGGTGTTCTACACCGGCGAGGAAGTGCCGGAGCGGGTGTTGGCCGAGGGGCTGCGTGCCGTGCTGCCGGACAGCGTTCTGCCGCGTCACTACGTCCACACGGAGATGTTTCCGTTGAATTCCAACCGGAAGGTCGACCGGCTCGCCCTACGTGAGCGCGCCGAAAACCTGCCCGGCTTCAGTGCGGCGGCTGCCCAGGGGACCCGCTGA
- a CDS encoding phenylalanine 4-monooxygenase, with the protein MSRSLDSITDAAYERRRGEISALSAGLPPEASVPVVEYTDWEHDVWRTVRAELAGRHRTCAAAEYLDSVEQLAVPVDHVPQLRDVSSRLASISGFRFRAAPALVPFPEFCGGLAKSVFHSTQYLRHPRSPFYTEEPDLLHDVVGHGGVLTSKRFARLYRLAGEAAVRVRRAESVQFISKVFWFTLECGVVRERGMHKAYGATLVSSCGELDQFRAAEFRPLDIKGLVDIGYDISTYQPILFEVSSMDQLEDTAGTFWNECDDDSIAALLRSGPSRSG; encoded by the coding sequence ATGTCACGGTCGCTCGACTCGATCACGGATGCCGCCTACGAGCGGCGCCGCGGTGAAATCTCGGCTCTCTCGGCCGGCCTGCCGCCTGAGGCGTCCGTTCCGGTGGTCGAGTACACCGACTGGGAGCACGACGTGTGGCGGACGGTTCGCGCAGAACTCGCCGGCCGGCACCGCACGTGTGCGGCCGCGGAATACCTCGATTCTGTGGAACAACTGGCGGTCCCCGTGGATCACGTTCCTCAGTTGCGGGACGTGAGCAGCCGCTTGGCCTCGATCTCCGGGTTCCGCTTCCGGGCGGCTCCCGCGCTTGTCCCGTTTCCCGAGTTCTGCGGTGGCCTTGCGAAGTCCGTCTTCCACTCCACGCAGTACCTCAGGCACCCTCGTTCGCCTTTCTACACCGAGGAACCGGACCTGCTGCACGACGTCGTGGGCCACGGCGGCGTCCTGACGAGTAAACGCTTCGCCCGCCTGTACCGACTGGCGGGCGAGGCGGCTGTTCGGGTACGGCGCGCAGAGTCGGTGCAATTCATCAGCAAGGTATTTTGGTTCACGCTCGAATGCGGTGTGGTTCGTGAACGCGGTATGCACAAGGCTTATGGCGCCACGCTGGTCTCGTCATGCGGAGAGCTCGACCAGTTCCGTGCGGCCGAGTTCCGGCCGCTGGACATCAAGGGCCTCGTCGACATCGGGTACGACATCTCGACTTACCAGCCCATCCTGTTCGAAGTGAGCTCGATGGACCAGCTCGAGGACACAGCAGGCACCTTCTGGAACGAGTGCGACGACGACAGCATCGCCGCACTGCTCCGATCCGGTCCCTCAAGGTCCGGCTGA
- a CDS encoding ANTAR domain-containing response regulator, whose amino-acid sequence MTDQATEANGAATVPQRRVLVAEDEALIRLDLVEMLREEGYEVVGEAGDGEQAIALATDLKPDLVILDVKMPKLDGIEAAAKITGDRIAPVVILTAFSQRDLVERARDAGTMAYLVKPFAKRDLVPAIELAVSRFSELQALEAEVAGLTDRLETRKVIDRAKGLLMSRQGLTEPDAFRWIQRTAMDRRTTMKAVAEAVVESIGS is encoded by the coding sequence GTGACCGATCAGGCTACCGAGGCCAACGGTGCCGCCACCGTGCCGCAGCGACGGGTGCTCGTCGCGGAGGACGAGGCGCTCATCCGGCTGGACCTCGTCGAAATGCTGCGTGAAGAGGGTTACGAAGTCGTCGGCGAAGCCGGGGATGGGGAGCAGGCCATCGCGCTGGCCACCGATCTCAAGCCCGATCTCGTGATCCTCGACGTGAAGATGCCCAAGCTGGACGGGATCGAGGCCGCGGCCAAGATCACCGGGGATCGGATCGCGCCCGTCGTCATCCTCACCGCCTTCAGCCAGCGGGATCTCGTCGAGCGCGCGCGAGACGCCGGCACCATGGCCTACCTCGTCAAGCCCTTCGCGAAGCGGGACCTCGTGCCCGCCATCGAGCTCGCCGTCAGCCGGTTCTCCGAGCTGCAGGCGCTCGAGGCCGAGGTCGCCGGGCTCACTGACCGGCTCGAGACGCGCAAGGTCATCGACCGGGCCAAGGGGCTGCTTATGAGCCGCCAGGGGCTCACCGAGCCCGATGCCTTCCGCTGGATCCAGCGCACCGCCATGGACCGGCGGACGACCATGAAGGCCGTCGCCGAGGCCGTCGTGGAGAGCATCGGGAGCTGA
- a CDS encoding branched-chain amino acid ABC transporter substrate-binding protein has protein sequence MLAAAGAISLSACSARTDSGSGDSSASSQSQAAAPSAAADAADPAGDGKAQCSPTSIAYAGTINGANAALGVNILNGAKLAVEQHNKANPGCQVKLEQFDTEGTPDKAPGIVTQIVNTPGIIGVVGLPFSGESKAAGNIFNGAGLVTVTPSATNPTLSQNGWKTFFRGLGNDNTQGPAAAKFMTGELKANKVCVIKDDSDYGTGLAASTIQALGDKGTCQDSVKTKQTDFSAVVNKIKSEKPDAVFYSGYYQEAAPFAQQLNDAGVEAKFVGPDGVKDDEFVKGAGEAASKAYFTCPCVPADQFTKFTDAYKAAVGKDPGTYSPEAYDLATILLKGIDAGKKDRAGLLDFVKSYDGQGITKHFKWDDKGELSSTTVWTYKVEGGKIVRNTEIK, from the coding sequence GTGCTGGCCGCTGCCGGGGCCATTTCGCTCAGCGCGTGTTCGGCACGCACGGACAGCGGCTCGGGCGACAGCAGCGCGAGCTCGCAGTCCCAGGCCGCGGCTCCGTCCGCCGCCGCCGACGCGGCCGACCCCGCCGGTGACGGCAAGGCCCAGTGTTCCCCGACCTCCATCGCGTACGCGGGCACCATCAACGGCGCCAACGCCGCGCTGGGCGTCAACATCCTGAACGGCGCGAAGCTCGCCGTGGAGCAGCACAACAAGGCCAACCCGGGCTGCCAGGTCAAGCTGGAGCAGTTCGACACCGAGGGCACGCCCGACAAGGCGCCCGGCATCGTGACGCAGATCGTCAACACGCCGGGCATCATCGGCGTCGTCGGCCTGCCCTTCTCCGGCGAGTCCAAGGCCGCGGGCAACATCTTCAACGGCGCGGGTCTGGTCACGGTCACCCCGTCGGCCACCAACCCGACCCTGTCCCAGAACGGCTGGAAGACCTTCTTCCGCGGCCTGGGCAACGACAACACCCAGGGCCCGGCCGCCGCGAAGTTCATGACCGGCGAGCTCAAGGCCAACAAGGTGTGCGTCATCAAGGACGACTCCGACTACGGCACCGGCCTGGCCGCGTCGACCATCCAGGCGCTCGGCGACAAGGGCACCTGCCAGGACTCCGTCAAGACGAAGCAGACCGACTTCTCGGCCGTGGTCAACAAGATCAAGAGCGAGAAGCCGGACGCGGTGTTCTACTCCGGGTACTACCAGGAAGCCGCTCCGTTCGCGCAGCAGCTGAACGACGCGGGCGTCGAGGCCAAGTTCGTCGGCCCGGACGGCGTCAAGGACGACGAGTTCGTCAAGGGCGCCGGCGAGGCGGCCTCGAAGGCGTACTTCACCTGCCCGTGCGTCCCGGCGGACCAGTTCACCAAGTTCACCGACGCCTACAAGGCCGCGGTCGGCAAGGACCCGGGCACCTACTCGCCCGAGGCCTACGACCTGGCGACGATCCTGCTCAAGGGCATCGACGCGGGCAAGAAGGACCGCGCCGGCCTGCTGGACTTCGTCAAGTCGTACGACGGCCAGGGCATCACGAAGCACTTCAAGTGGGACGACAAGGGCGAGCTGTCCAGCACGACCGTGTGGACCTACAAGGTCGAGGGCGGGAAGATCGTCCGCAACACCGAGATCAAGTAG
- a CDS encoding branched-chain amino acid ABC transporter permease — protein sequence MSSVVLAQSDSWITFDVSAFLDQFWNNTFDGLAYGSIYALVALGYTLVYGVLKLINFAHSEVFIYGVYATWFTFYGLGFRPGNTPTLTVIELIGFLLLALLASMAISGGTAVVLERVAYRPLRKRGAPKLVFLITAIGASFVLQQLIFIWRGGNPELGIRLMRNQEVFTLFGGSVTNVTIITVVASILLMLGANYFVNKTKFGRGIRAVAQDPDTATLMGVNKERVIMLTFLIGGLLAGAAALFYMMKIPQGAWYQGGFLLGIKAFTAAVLGGIGNLRGALLGGLLLGVAENYGQSLFGGGWRDIVAFVLLVLVLMIRPTGILGESLGKARV from the coding sequence TTGAGCTCGGTCGTTCTGGCGCAGAGCGACAGCTGGATCACGTTCGACGTGAGCGCGTTCCTCGACCAGTTCTGGAACAACACGTTCGACGGGCTCGCCTACGGCAGCATCTACGCGCTCGTGGCGCTGGGGTACACCCTCGTCTACGGCGTCCTGAAGCTCATCAACTTCGCCCACTCCGAGGTGTTCATCTACGGCGTCTACGCGACGTGGTTCACCTTCTACGGCCTCGGGTTCCGCCCCGGTAACACGCCCACGCTCACCGTGATCGAGCTGATCGGCTTCCTGCTCCTCGCGTTGCTGGCGTCGATGGCGATCTCCGGCGGCACGGCGGTGGTCCTCGAACGGGTCGCCTACCGGCCGCTGAGAAAACGCGGCGCGCCCAAGCTGGTCTTCCTGATCACCGCGATCGGCGCTTCCTTCGTGCTGCAGCAGCTCATCTTCATCTGGCGCGGCGGCAACCCCGAGCTGGGCATCCGGCTCATGCGCAACCAGGAAGTCTTCACGCTCTTCGGCGGCAGCGTCACCAACGTCACGATCATCACGGTCGTCGCGTCGATCCTGCTGATGCTCGGCGCCAACTACTTCGTGAACAAGACGAAGTTCGGGCGCGGCATCCGCGCCGTGGCGCAGGACCCGGACACCGCGACGCTGATGGGCGTCAACAAGGAACGCGTCATCATGCTGACCTTCCTCATCGGCGGCCTGCTCGCCGGTGCGGCGGCGCTGTTCTACATGATGAAGATCCCGCAGGGCGCGTGGTACCAGGGCGGCTTCCTGCTCGGCATCAAGGCGTTCACCGCGGCGGTGCTCGGCGGTATCGGCAACCTGCGCGGCGCGCTGCTGGGCGGCCTGCTGCTCGGCGTCGCGGAGAACTACGGCCAGTCGCTGTTCGGCGGCGGGTGGCGCGACATCGTCGCGTTCGTCCTGCTGGTGCTGGTCCTGATGATCCGGCCCACCGGCATCCTCGGTGAGTCGCTCGGAAAGGCCCGGGTATGA
- a CDS encoding branched-chain amino acid ABC transporter permease yields the protein MTTTTTQPAVASPGKHSLRERWNNLSRVQQWVILIPLVVLIYFLPVLNPPILTTQPGYDFPIAMFEVARYALVAIGLNVVVGQAGLLDLGYVGFFAIGAYVMALFTSPDSSLSHLPFLVVLPIAMVVTMVFGVILGTPTLRLRGDYLAIVTLGFGEIVRLLADNVGPLRGNSGFKEVGHPPGTNADGSALFNNSNGTPWYWLCVTLIIAVLFLVGNLERSRVGRAWVAIRDDEDAAEIMGVPTFKFKIWAFISGAAIGGLSGALYAGQLGFVNNQKFDVVTSMLFLAAVILGGSGNKVGVLLGACVVAYVPLRFQAIAEYKYLIFGLALIILMIFRPQGLLGARQRLLAYGRQAYQRLLGRGEQISSDGALQTEPTPGSKS from the coding sequence ATGACGACGACCACGACCCAGCCGGCGGTGGCGAGCCCCGGCAAGCACTCGCTGCGCGAGCGCTGGAACAACCTGAGCCGCGTCCAGCAGTGGGTCATCCTGATCCCGCTGGTGGTGCTGATCTACTTCCTGCCGGTGCTGAACCCGCCGATCCTGACCACCCAGCCGGGGTACGACTTCCCGATCGCGATGTTCGAGGTGGCCCGCTACGCGCTGGTCGCCATCGGCCTCAACGTCGTGGTCGGCCAGGCGGGCCTGCTGGACCTCGGGTACGTCGGGTTCTTCGCGATCGGCGCGTACGTGATGGCGCTGTTCACGAGTCCCGACTCGTCGCTGTCGCACCTGCCGTTCCTCGTCGTGCTGCCGATCGCCATGGTCGTGACGATGGTGTTCGGCGTGATCCTCGGGACACCGACGCTACGGCTGCGCGGGGACTACCTCGCGATCGTGACGCTCGGGTTCGGCGAGATCGTCCGCCTGCTCGCGGACAACGTCGGCCCGCTGCGCGGCAACTCCGGCTTCAAGGAGGTCGGGCACCCGCCGGGCACGAACGCCGACGGCTCGGCGCTGTTCAACAACTCGAACGGCACGCCGTGGTACTGGCTGTGCGTCACGCTGATCATCGCCGTCCTGTTCCTGGTCGGGAACCTGGAGCGCAGCCGCGTCGGCCGCGCGTGGGTCGCCATCCGGGACGACGAGGACGCGGCGGAGATCATGGGCGTGCCGACGTTCAAGTTCAAGATCTGGGCGTTCATCAGCGGCGCGGCGATCGGCGGCCTCTCCGGGGCGCTCTACGCCGGGCAGCTCGGCTTCGTGAACAACCAGAAGTTCGACGTCGTCACGTCGATGCTGTTCCTGGCCGCGGTGATCCTCGGCGGGTCGGGCAACAAGGTGGGTGTCCTCCTCGGCGCCTGCGTCGTCGCCTACGTCCCGCTGCGCTTCCAGGCGATCGCCGAGTACAAGTACCTGATCTTCGGCCTGGCGCTGATCATCCTGATGATCTTCCGGCCGCAGGGCCTGCTCGGTGCGCGACAGCGGCTGCTCGCCTACGGCAGGCAGGCGTACCAGCGACTGCTGGGCCGCGGTGAGCAGATCAGCAGTGACGGCGCGCTGCAGACCGAACCGACCCCGGGGAGCAAGTCATGA